A single genomic interval of Paralichthys olivaceus isolate ysfri-2021 chromosome 7, ASM2471397v2, whole genome shotgun sequence harbors:
- the tdg.1 gene encoding thymine DNA glycosylase, tandem duplicate 1 isoform X2, with the protein MEEAAMANMAHPEPMMDQHEPANLAKAPAKKRGRPAQPKAPKPPKPPKIPKAPKPPKPPKDPNAPKAKPGPKPKKAAEAPADGKQEKIDESFKKVKRKVDRFKGMSEEEVMKKTLPDLLDYNLDYVIIGINPGLMAAFIGRWFPGPGNHFWKCLFLSGFTEEQLNHMHDTTLPAKYKMGFTNMVERATPGSKDLSSKELREGGKILVEKLKKFKPLIAVFNGKCIYEMFCREMFGKKPKKLDFGLQPHKIPDCEVALYLMPSSSARCAQFPRAQDKVHFYIKLRELRDQLKGIQKSTEIEEVDYAFDLKLAKEDAKRLAIKEEQYDPGYEDAYGGAYAERGPEGGQAQSQTNGHCTHSTAENTEGAQEASTSQIAEGQLPDGQWMTQSFADQIPDIDGGPKDGSA; encoded by the exons ATGGAAGAGGCAGCCATGGCAAACATGGCTCATCCAGAGCCCATGATGGATCAACACGAACCTGCTAACCTGGCAAAAG CTCCAGCCAAAAAGAGAGGCAGACCAGCACAACCCAAGGCACCCAAGCCGCCCAAGCCACCGAAAATACCTAAGGCACCAAAGCCACCAAAGCCGCCTAAAGACCCAAATGCGCCTAAAGCCAAACCCGGTCCCAAGCCCAAGAAGGCCGCTGAGGCTCCAGCAGATGGCAAGCAGGAGAAGATAGATGAGAGCTTCAAGAAGGTGAAGCGGAAAGTTGACCGCTTCAAGGGAATGTCAGAAGAAGAAGTCATGAAAAAAACTCTACCAGACCTGCTGGATTACAACCTAGACTATGTCATT ATTGGTATCAATCCAGGGCTGATGGCAGCTTTCATTGGACGATGGTTTCCTGGACCTGGAAATCATTTTT GGAAGTGCCTGTTTCTGTCCGGATTTACTGAGGAGCAGCTCAACCACATGCACGACACCACCCTGCCTGCCAAGTACAAGATGGGTTTCACAAACATGGTGGAGAGGGCAACACCAGGAAGTAAAGACCTCTCAAG TAAAGAGTTACGTGAAGGAGGCAAAATTCTCGTAGAGAAGTTGAAGAAATTCAAGCCTCTTATTGCTGTTTTCAATGGAAAAT GCATCTATGAAATGTTCTGCAGAGAAATGTTTGGTAAAAAACCAAAGAAGCTTGACTTTGGTTTGCAACCGCACAAGATCCCAGACTGTGAAGTG GCTCTGTATCTGATGCCTTCTTCCAGCGCTCGTTGTGCTCAGTTCCCTCGTGCTCAGGACAAAGTACACTTCTACATTAAGCTGAGGGAGCTCCGAGATCAGCTGAAGGGCATCCAAAAAAGCACAGAGATTGAGGAGGTTGACTATGCATTTGACCTGAAGCTGGCTAAAG AGGATGCCAAGAGGTTAGCGATAAAGGAGGAGCAGTATGACCCTGGTTATGAAGATGCTTATGGCGGAGCATATGCTGAGAGAGGACCTGAAGGGGGCCAGGCCCAGAGCCAGACCAATGGTCACTGTACTCACTcaactgcagaaaacacag AGGGAGCACAGGAGGCGAGCACATCACAAATAGCAGAGGGCCAGCTTCCAGACGGACAGTGGATGACCCAGTCCTTCGCTGATCAGATCCCAGACATCGATGGTGGCCCGAAAGACGGCAGCGCATGA
- the tdg.1 gene encoding thymine DNA glycosylase, tandem duplicate 1 isoform X1, translating to MEEKLNGSLPVVSPEYLHQWVQSAQQFHALQAQYSGYNNNQQFHYSDTQMEEAAMANMAHPEPMMDQHEPANLAKAPAKKRGRPAQPKAPKPPKPPKIPKAPKPPKPPKDPNAPKAKPGPKPKKAAEAPADGKQEKIDESFKKVKRKVDRFKGMSEEEVMKKTLPDLLDYNLDYVIIGINPGLMAAFIGRWFPGPGNHFWKCLFLSGFTEEQLNHMHDTTLPAKYKMGFTNMVERATPGSKDLSSKELREGGKILVEKLKKFKPLIAVFNGKCIYEMFCREMFGKKPKKLDFGLQPHKIPDCEVALYLMPSSSARCAQFPRAQDKVHFYIKLRELRDQLKGIQKSTEIEEVDYAFDLKLAKEDAKRLAIKEEQYDPGYEDAYGGAYAERGPEGGQAQSQTNGHCTHSTAENTEGAQEASTSQIAEGQLPDGQWMTQSFADQIPDIDGGPKDGSA from the exons ATGGAAGAAAAGCTGAATGGATCACTGCCTGTTGTGTCCCCGGAGTATCTTCATCAGTG GGTTCAGTCTGCTCAGCAGTTCCACGCTCTCCAGGCACAATATTCAGGTTACAACAACAACCAACAGTTTCACTACTCAGATACGCAGATGGAAGAGGCAGCCATGGCAAACATGGCTCATCCAGAGCCCATGATGGATCAACACGAACCTGCTAACCTGGCAAAAG CTCCAGCCAAAAAGAGAGGCAGACCAGCACAACCCAAGGCACCCAAGCCGCCCAAGCCACCGAAAATACCTAAGGCACCAAAGCCACCAAAGCCGCCTAAAGACCCAAATGCGCCTAAAGCCAAACCCGGTCCCAAGCCCAAGAAGGCCGCTGAGGCTCCAGCAGATGGCAAGCAGGAGAAGATAGATGAGAGCTTCAAGAAGGTGAAGCGGAAAGTTGACCGCTTCAAGGGAATGTCAGAAGAAGAAGTCATGAAAAAAACTCTACCAGACCTGCTGGATTACAACCTAGACTATGTCATT ATTGGTATCAATCCAGGGCTGATGGCAGCTTTCATTGGACGATGGTTTCCTGGACCTGGAAATCATTTTT GGAAGTGCCTGTTTCTGTCCGGATTTACTGAGGAGCAGCTCAACCACATGCACGACACCACCCTGCCTGCCAAGTACAAGATGGGTTTCACAAACATGGTGGAGAGGGCAACACCAGGAAGTAAAGACCTCTCAAG TAAAGAGTTACGTGAAGGAGGCAAAATTCTCGTAGAGAAGTTGAAGAAATTCAAGCCTCTTATTGCTGTTTTCAATGGAAAAT GCATCTATGAAATGTTCTGCAGAGAAATGTTTGGTAAAAAACCAAAGAAGCTTGACTTTGGTTTGCAACCGCACAAGATCCCAGACTGTGAAGTG GCTCTGTATCTGATGCCTTCTTCCAGCGCTCGTTGTGCTCAGTTCCCTCGTGCTCAGGACAAAGTACACTTCTACATTAAGCTGAGGGAGCTCCGAGATCAGCTGAAGGGCATCCAAAAAAGCACAGAGATTGAGGAGGTTGACTATGCATTTGACCTGAAGCTGGCTAAAG AGGATGCCAAGAGGTTAGCGATAAAGGAGGAGCAGTATGACCCTGGTTATGAAGATGCTTATGGCGGAGCATATGCTGAGAGAGGACCTGAAGGGGGCCAGGCCCAGAGCCAGACCAATGGTCACTGTACTCACTcaactgcagaaaacacag AGGGAGCACAGGAGGCGAGCACATCACAAATAGCAGAGGGCCAGCTTCCAGACGGACAGTGGATGACCCAGTCCTTCGCTGATCAGATCCCAGACATCGATGGTGGCCCGAAAGACGGCAGCGCATGA